A genomic window from Betta splendens chromosome 17, fBetSpl5.4, whole genome shotgun sequence includes:
- the LOC114844157 gene encoding rho GTPase-activating protein 12-like isoform X2 gives MAELAIAPGQVYIEVEYDYDYKSKDRLISIRHGECYMLVKKSNEDWWQVKKEEGAKPFYVPAQYVREVRKALMPPPKAIAHHAAPSNNASWLKPSNLELGVTDRSPEYLHRRESYSRRSPSAQTASSGHFPPNNTHTPSSPTDPGPPPPQTGKSSTLPRTRARSPDMVRAPLDVDGTRHCDSAGEDRRTNDSESGDDLSSSSTEHLQMVSSSCQGRSESPVYTNLQELKITQTNLPPPPSTSPLHVFGDWETHRDQNGRLFYHNRSSHERTWKPPRAKDTSIGSSKGEVPIAGESETTPLSLSPSFLPYLSLSIGRLQPLSSEDTCFSTYSSQSDSQYGSPPRGWSEEMDEYGHTLYVSDYTNEKWLKHVDDQGRPYFYSADGSRSEWELPKYNLSAPQLSDAPKSHSLDRKQVEPIVLTKWRHSAYLQDNDKRLLKSRCSRAGSARLHPYKHQDAHQGPFPDSDSCPSTPKPPASPSERFGLLNVTKITENGKKLRKNWTSSWTVLQGSQLLFTKGQGGATSWFGGAQSKPEITVDLRGASAEWASKDKSSKKHVIEVKTRQGTELLIQSDNDGLINEWYRALQDAVSAHAWESDEAIEEDMPESPGGEKHDREKDPRKGRAAKTSTSVEPTDHKKTKHKLKKFLSGRPTLQSIRDKGYIKDLVFGCSLSSLCQRENGSVPAFVRMCIDHVENSGLNVDGLYRVSGNLAVIQKLRYAVNHDEKVNLADGKWEDIHVTTGALKMYFRELPEPLFTYTLFHDFVNAIKNFDLKQRVQGIKELVNKLPKPNHDTMQALFKHLRKVIDHGEENRMTTQSVAIVFGPTLLRPETETWNMAVHMVYQNQIVELILLEYESVFGR, from the exons ATGGCAGAGCTGGCTATTGCCCCGGGGCAGGTCTACATCGAGGTGGAGTATGACTACGATTACAAGTCCAAGGACCGCCTCATCAGCATCCGGCATGGAGAGTGCTACATGCTGGTCAAGAAAAGCAACGAGGACTGGTGGCaggtgaagaaggaggagggggccaAGCCCTTCTACGTACCAGCTCAGTATGTGCGGGAGGTCCGCAAAGCCCTCATGCCACCTCCCAAAGCCATTGCACACCATGCGGCTCCCAGCAACAATGCATCCTGGCTAAAGCCCAGCAATCTGGAGCTAGGAGTCACAGACCGGTCCCCTGAATACCTTCACAGACGGGAGTCGTACAGTCGACGCTCACCGTCTGCGCAGACCGCCTCCTCGGGGCACTTCCCCCCCAACAACACCCACACCCCCAGCAGCCCCACCGACCCCGGCCCTCCGCCGCCGCAGACGGGGAAGTCCAGCACTCTGCCTCGCACTCGAGCCCGGTCCCCAGACATGGTGCGGGCCCCGCTGGACGTGGACGGCACCCGGCACTGTGACTCGGCAGGCGAAGACCGACGCACCAACGACTCGGAGTCTGGAGACGACCTGAGCAGCTCGTCCACCGAGCATCTGCAG ATGGTGTCGTCTTCATGTCAGGGACGCTCCGAGTCGCCCGTCTACACCAACCTTCAGGAGCTGAAAATCACGCAGACCAACCTGCCCCCTCcgccctccacctcccccctccACGTGTTTGGAGACTGGGAGACCCACAGGGACCAGAACGGCAGGCTCTTCTACCACAACCGCTCCAGCCACGAGAGGACCTGGAAACCACCTCGGGCCAAAGACACGAGCATCGGGAGCTCCAAGGGAGAGGTGCCCATCGCTGGAGAGAGCGAG ACgactcctctctcgctctcgcccTCTTTCCTTCCCTACTTGTCTCTTTCCATCGGGCgcctccagcctctgtcgtcTGAGGACACCTGCTTCAGTACCTACTCTAGCCAGTCCGACAGCCAGTACGGCTCTCCGCCGCGCGGCTGGTCGGAGGAGATGGATGAGTACGGCCACACGCTGTACGTAAGCGACTATACTAACGAGAAG TGGTTAAAACATGTTGACGACCAGGGCCGACCCTATTTCTACAGTGCAGATGGCTCCAGGTCGGAGTGGGAGCTCCCCAAG TACAACCTCTCCGCTCCTCAGCTGTCTGACGCTCCAAAGAGCCACAGTCTGGACAGGAAACAGGTGGAGCCCATCGTCCTGACCAAGTGGAGACACAGCGCCTACCTCCAGGACAACGACAAG CGGCTGTTAAAGTCCAGGTGCTCCCGAGCAGGCTCTGCCCGCCTGCACCCGTACAAACACCAA GATGCTCATCAGGGGCCCTTTCCTGACTCTGACTCCTGCCCTTCGACCCCGAAGCCCCCAGCCTCC CCCTCTGAGAGGTTTGGCCTTTTGAACGTGACGAAGATCACGGAGAACGGGAAGAAACTACG GAAGAACTGGACCTCCTCCTGGACCGTCCTACAGGGCTCCCAGCTGCTGTTTACCAAAGGACAAGGTGGAGCCACCAGCTGG TTTGGAGGCGCTCAGTCCAAACCAGAGATCACCGTGGACCTGAGGGGCGCCTCGGCTGAATGGGCCTCTAAGGACAAGTCCAGCAAGAAGCACGTTATTGAG GTGAAGACTCGTCAGGGCACGGAGCTGCTGATCCAGTCAGACAACGACGGCCTCATCAATGAGTGGTACCGAGCGCTGCAGGACGCCGTCAGCGCCCAT GCTTGGGAGTCTGACGAGGCCATAGAGGAGGACATGCCCGAGTCCCCTGGAGGAGAGAAACATGACCGGGAGAAAGACCCCAGGAAAGGCAGAG CCGCGAAGACGTCCACCAGCGTGGAGCCCACCGACCACAAGAAGACCAAGCACAAGCTGAAGAAGTTCCTCAGCGGCCGCCCCACGCTGCAGTCCATCAGGGACAAGGGCTACATCAAAG ATCTGGTGTTCGGCTGCAGCTTGTCCAGCTTGTGTCAGAGGGAGAACGGCTCGGTGCCGGCCTTCGTCAGGATGTGCATCGACCACGTGGAGAACAGCG GTCTGAACGTAGACGGGCTGTACAGAGTTAGTGGGAACCTGGCTGTCATACAGAAGCTACGCTACGCTGTCAACCATG acgaGAAGGTGAACCTGGCAGACGGGAAGTGGGAGGACATCCACGTGACCACCGGAGCTTTAAAGATGTACTTCAGGGAGCTGCCAGAGCCGCTCTTCACCTACACGTTGTTCCACGACTTTGTCAATGCCATCA aGAATTTTGACCTCAAGCAACGAGTGCAGGGCATCAAAGAGCTGGTGAACAAGCTGCCGAAGCCCAACCACGACACCATGCAGGCCCTCTTCAAACACCTCAGGAA agTGATCGACCACGGGGAGGAGAACCGCATGACCACCCAGAGCGTGGCCATCGTGTTCGGCCCCACGCTGCTGCGGCCTGAAACTGAGACCTGGAACATGGCGGTCCACATGGTGTATCAGAACCAGATCGTGGAGCTAATTCTGCTGGAGTATGAGAGCGTTTTCGGCAGGTag
- the LOC114844157 gene encoding rho GTPase-activating protein 12-like isoform X5, which translates to MAELAIAPGQVYIEVEYDYDYKSKDRLISIRHGECYMLVKKSNEDWWQVKKEEGAKPFYVPAQYVREVRKALMPPPKAIAHHAAPSNNASWLKPSNLELGVTDRSPEYLHRRESYSRRSPSAQTASSGHFPPNNTHTPSSPTDPGPPPPQTGKSSTLPRTRARSPDMVRAPLDVDGTRHCDSAGEDRRTNDSESGDDLSSSSTEHLQMVSSSCQGRSESPVYTNLQELKITQTNLPPPPSTSPLHVFGDWETHRDQNGRLFYHNRSSHERTWKPPRAKDTSIGSSKGEVPIAGESEWLKHVDDQGRPYFYSADGSRSEWELPKYNLSAPQLSDAPKSHSLDRKQVEPIVLTKWRHSAYLQDNDKDAHQGPFPDSDSCPSTPKPPASPSERFGLLNVTKITENGKKLRKNWTSSWTVLQGSQLLFTKGQGGATSWFGGAQSKPEITVDLRGASAEWASKDKSSKKHVIEVKTRQGTELLIQSDNDGLINEWYRALQDAVSAHAWESDEAIEEDMPESPGGEKHDREKDPRKGRAAKTSTSVEPTDHKKTKHKLKKFLSGRPTLQSIRDKGYIKDLVFGCSLSSLCQRENGSVPAFVRMCIDHVENSGLNVDGLYRVSGNLAVIQKLRYAVNHDEKVNLADGKWEDIHVTTGALKMYFRELPEPLFTYTLFHDFVNAIKNFDLKQRVQGIKELVNKLPKPNHDTMQALFKHLRKVIDHGEENRMTTQSVAIVFGPTLLRPETETWNMAVHMVYQNQIVELILLEYESVFGR; encoded by the exons ATGGCAGAGCTGGCTATTGCCCCGGGGCAGGTCTACATCGAGGTGGAGTATGACTACGATTACAAGTCCAAGGACCGCCTCATCAGCATCCGGCATGGAGAGTGCTACATGCTGGTCAAGAAAAGCAACGAGGACTGGTGGCaggtgaagaaggaggagggggccaAGCCCTTCTACGTACCAGCTCAGTATGTGCGGGAGGTCCGCAAAGCCCTCATGCCACCTCCCAAAGCCATTGCACACCATGCGGCTCCCAGCAACAATGCATCCTGGCTAAAGCCCAGCAATCTGGAGCTAGGAGTCACAGACCGGTCCCCTGAATACCTTCACAGACGGGAGTCGTACAGTCGACGCTCACCGTCTGCGCAGACCGCCTCCTCGGGGCACTTCCCCCCCAACAACACCCACACCCCCAGCAGCCCCACCGACCCCGGCCCTCCGCCGCCGCAGACGGGGAAGTCCAGCACTCTGCCTCGCACTCGAGCCCGGTCCCCAGACATGGTGCGGGCCCCGCTGGACGTGGACGGCACCCGGCACTGTGACTCGGCAGGCGAAGACCGACGCACCAACGACTCGGAGTCTGGAGACGACCTGAGCAGCTCGTCCACCGAGCATCTGCAG ATGGTGTCGTCTTCATGTCAGGGACGCTCCGAGTCGCCCGTCTACACCAACCTTCAGGAGCTGAAAATCACGCAGACCAACCTGCCCCCTCcgccctccacctcccccctccACGTGTTTGGAGACTGGGAGACCCACAGGGACCAGAACGGCAGGCTCTTCTACCACAACCGCTCCAGCCACGAGAGGACCTGGAAACCACCTCGGGCCAAAGACACGAGCATCGGGAGCTCCAAGGGAGAGGTGCCCATCGCTGGAGAGAGCGAG TGGTTAAAACATGTTGACGACCAGGGCCGACCCTATTTCTACAGTGCAGATGGCTCCAGGTCGGAGTGGGAGCTCCCCAAG TACAACCTCTCCGCTCCTCAGCTGTCTGACGCTCCAAAGAGCCACAGTCTGGACAGGAAACAGGTGGAGCCCATCGTCCTGACCAAGTGGAGACACAGCGCCTACCTCCAGGACAACGACAAG GATGCTCATCAGGGGCCCTTTCCTGACTCTGACTCCTGCCCTTCGACCCCGAAGCCCCCAGCCTCC CCCTCTGAGAGGTTTGGCCTTTTGAACGTGACGAAGATCACGGAGAACGGGAAGAAACTACG GAAGAACTGGACCTCCTCCTGGACCGTCCTACAGGGCTCCCAGCTGCTGTTTACCAAAGGACAAGGTGGAGCCACCAGCTGG TTTGGAGGCGCTCAGTCCAAACCAGAGATCACCGTGGACCTGAGGGGCGCCTCGGCTGAATGGGCCTCTAAGGACAAGTCCAGCAAGAAGCACGTTATTGAG GTGAAGACTCGTCAGGGCACGGAGCTGCTGATCCAGTCAGACAACGACGGCCTCATCAATGAGTGGTACCGAGCGCTGCAGGACGCCGTCAGCGCCCAT GCTTGGGAGTCTGACGAGGCCATAGAGGAGGACATGCCCGAGTCCCCTGGAGGAGAGAAACATGACCGGGAGAAAGACCCCAGGAAAGGCAGAG CCGCGAAGACGTCCACCAGCGTGGAGCCCACCGACCACAAGAAGACCAAGCACAAGCTGAAGAAGTTCCTCAGCGGCCGCCCCACGCTGCAGTCCATCAGGGACAAGGGCTACATCAAAG ATCTGGTGTTCGGCTGCAGCTTGTCCAGCTTGTGTCAGAGGGAGAACGGCTCGGTGCCGGCCTTCGTCAGGATGTGCATCGACCACGTGGAGAACAGCG GTCTGAACGTAGACGGGCTGTACAGAGTTAGTGGGAACCTGGCTGTCATACAGAAGCTACGCTACGCTGTCAACCATG acgaGAAGGTGAACCTGGCAGACGGGAAGTGGGAGGACATCCACGTGACCACCGGAGCTTTAAAGATGTACTTCAGGGAGCTGCCAGAGCCGCTCTTCACCTACACGTTGTTCCACGACTTTGTCAATGCCATCA aGAATTTTGACCTCAAGCAACGAGTGCAGGGCATCAAAGAGCTGGTGAACAAGCTGCCGAAGCCCAACCACGACACCATGCAGGCCCTCTTCAAACACCTCAGGAA agTGATCGACCACGGGGAGGAGAACCGCATGACCACCCAGAGCGTGGCCATCGTGTTCGGCCCCACGCTGCTGCGGCCTGAAACTGAGACCTGGAACATGGCGGTCCACATGGTGTATCAGAACCAGATCGTGGAGCTAATTCTGCTGGAGTATGAGAGCGTTTTCGGCAGGTag